A single window of Pleomorphomonas sp. T1.2MG-36 DNA harbors:
- a CDS encoding carbohydrate ABC transporter permease has protein sequence MASSPVARVTGRIAVPVLGLFWLAVTTVPFLFMVMTSFKSQQESFSSSVWALPKALDFVNYESVLNGPFLTYFKNSVMVVVLSVLLIMLISAMAAFAFARMRFRFNDALFGLIVAGMIVPIHITLVPIYLMTRQLGLYDSQFALIGPYVATSLPISVFILTEFMRQIPKELEEAARLDGCGPFAIFFKVFLPLSGPGLSTIAIYNGIMLWNEFIFAYVLTSSTSTRTLPLAIWDYQGQYTSNIPAILAVVTLTSLPLVVAYAFGQEKIVKGMMAGSLKG, from the coding sequence ATGGCCAGCTCGCCCGTCGCCCGCGTCACCGGCCGCATCGCCGTCCCCGTCCTCGGCCTGTTCTGGCTCGCCGTCACCACCGTGCCCTTCCTGTTCATGGTGATGACCAGCTTCAAGTCGCAGCAGGAGTCCTTCTCCAGCTCCGTCTGGGCGCTGCCCAAGGCGCTCGACTTCGTCAACTACGAAAGCGTGCTCAACGGACCCTTCCTCACCTACTTCAAGAACTCGGTGATGGTGGTGGTGCTCTCGGTCCTCCTGATCATGCTGATCTCGGCCATGGCCGCCTTCGCCTTCGCCCGCATGCGCTTCCGCTTCAACGACGCGCTGTTCGGCCTGATCGTCGCCGGCATGATCGTGCCCATCCACATCACCCTGGTGCCGATCTACCTGATGACGCGCCAACTGGGCCTCTACGACAGCCAGTTCGCGCTGATCGGTCCCTATGTGGCGACGTCGCTGCCGATCTCGGTGTTCATCCTCACCGAGTTCATGCGGCAGATCCCCAAGGAGCTGGAGGAGGCGGCGCGGCTCGACGGCTGCGGTCCCTTCGCCATCTTCTTCAAGGTGTTCCTGCCGCTGTCGGGGCCGGGACTCTCCACCATCGCCATCTACAACGGCATCATGCTGTGGAACGAGTTTATCTTCGCCTACGTGCTGACGTCGTCGACCAGCACCCGCACGCTGCCGCTCGCCATCTGGGACTACCAAGGCCAGTACACCTCCAACATCCCGGCGATCCTCGCCGTCGTCACCCTCACGTCGCTGCCCCTCGTCGTCGCCTATGCCTTCGGGCAGGAGAAGATCGTCAAGGGCATGATGGCCGGCTCGCTCAAGGGCTGA
- a CDS encoding ABC transporter ATP-binding protein: protein MTSITLSGVNKSFGANFPVIRGVDLTIEDGEFCVFLGPSGCGKSTLLRMVAGLETGYSGQIRIGDRVVDKVEPADRQVAMVFQNYALYPHMSVYENMAFGLRQAKTAKDEIDRRVKDAARILQIEPLLERMPRALSGGQRQRVAIGRAIVRQPKVFLFDEPLSNLDAALRVHMRSEIATLHRNFPAASMIYVTHDQTEAMALADKIVLLHAGKDMLKHGSIAQVGRPLDLYHRPRNLFVAGFLGSPTMNFLEATFVAQEPAGARVVLKHGEELTVPVDGSTLAAGAPVTLGVRPEHLSPVVGPAPQTLTRKVSAVEHFGEYSFVYLEGGTSAPLIAKVPGDGGVKAGDSATYAAPADCCHLFDADGIALNHI, encoded by the coding sequence ATGACCAGCATCACCCTCTCCGGCGTCAACAAGTCCTTCGGCGCCAACTTCCCCGTCATCCGCGGCGTCGATCTCACCATCGAAGACGGCGAGTTCTGCGTGTTCCTCGGCCCGTCGGGCTGCGGCAAGTCGACGCTGCTGCGCATGGTGGCCGGCCTCGAAACCGGCTACTCGGGCCAGATCCGCATCGGCGACCGCGTGGTCGACAAGGTGGAGCCGGCCGACCGTCAGGTCGCCATGGTGTTCCAGAACTACGCGCTCTATCCGCACATGTCGGTCTACGAGAACATGGCCTTCGGCCTCCGGCAGGCCAAGACGGCCAAGGACGAGATCGACCGCCGCGTCAAGGACGCCGCCCGCATCCTGCAGATCGAGCCGCTGCTCGAGCGCATGCCGCGGGCGCTCTCCGGCGGCCAGCGCCAGCGCGTCGCCATCGGCCGCGCCATCGTGCGCCAGCCCAAGGTGTTCCTGTTCGACGAGCCGCTGTCGAACCTCGACGCGGCGCTGCGCGTCCACATGCGCTCGGAGATCGCCACGCTGCACCGGAACTTCCCGGCGGCGTCGATGATCTACGTGACGCACGACCAGACGGAAGCCATGGCGCTCGCCGACAAGATCGTGCTGCTGCATGCCGGCAAGGACATGCTGAAGCACGGCTCGATCGCCCAGGTCGGCCGGCCGCTCGACCTCTACCACCGGCCGCGCAACCTGTTCGTCGCCGGCTTCCTGGGATCGCCGACCATGAACTTCCTGGAGGCGACCTTCGTCGCCCAGGAGCCGGCCGGCGCCCGCGTGGTGCTGAAGCACGGCGAGGAACTCACGGTGCCGGTCGACGGCTCGACGCTTGCCGCCGGTGCGCCCGTCACCCTCGGCGTGCGGCCCGAGCATCTTTCGCCGGTCGTCGGCCCGGCCCCGCAGACGCTGACGCGCAAGGTGTCGGCGGTGGAGCATTTCGGCGAATACAGCTTCGTCTACCTGGAGGGCGGCACCTCGGCGCCGCTGATCGCCAAGGTGCCGGGCGATGGCGGGGTGAAGGCGGGCGACAGCGCCACCTACGCCGCCCCCGCCGACTGCTGCCACCTGTTCGACGCCGACGGCATCGCGCTTAACCACATCTGA